The following coding sequences lie in one Romeriopsis navalis LEGE 11480 genomic window:
- a CDS encoding DUF4112 domain-containing protein — translation METQSRTPQKHIAALRRIRLATKLLEGVIPVPGTGKKVGVDPIIGLFTGGGDSIGFIMSAYILLESLRFKLPKATLIKMLGNVATDAIVGAVPFLGDVFDFFWQSNTKNLKLLEAHLDNPQPQTAADKGFVILVFVALVILFIVAIGLTIAVASLLAGLLQTLTG, via the coding sequence ATGGAAACGCAGTCCCGCACACCCCAAAAGCATATCGCTGCGCTCCGGCGAATTCGGCTGGCGACTAAGCTCCTAGAAGGCGTCATTCCCGTGCCGGGGACTGGAAAAAAAGTCGGCGTTGATCCGATTATTGGCTTGTTCACCGGGGGCGGTGACTCGATCGGGTTTATCATGTCCGCCTATATTCTGCTGGAAAGTCTGCGCTTTAAGCTGCCCAAGGCGACGCTGATCAAAATGTTAGGCAATGTCGCCACGGATGCGATCGTCGGGGCGGTACCATTTCTGGGTGATGTCTTCGACTTTTTCTGGCAATCCAACACCAAAAACCTGAAGCTCTTGGAAGCCCACCTCGACAATCCTCAACCCCAAACAGCAGCGGATAAAGGATTTGTCATCCTCGTCTTTGTTGCCTTAGTCATCCTATTTATCGTGGCAATTGGCTTAACGATCGCCGTTGCTAGTCTGCTTGCCGGATTACTCCAAACCTTGACTGGCTAG
- a CDS encoding recombinase family protein: MTGIWIQGPTRSGRTTRLVQWFEEWTNTQASVSDERQAPPGVLVLSAVSGNRAALQDHLTLVSQAKFPFRHTTPLGFLEDEVKLFWALLVEQLDLKAQFPLRLRPETELELAQRLWAPELAKIEGWSEPSMARFVRQILDLMQLITLSHQPIKYLPELLLQAVGETNPELPLPYDTIADMLLQWRQWCLDRSLLTYSLIVDLYGQYLLADPTYLNLLNQRFQVILADNVDEYPAITRSLFETFLDRDGQGVFTFNSAGAVRLGLGADPIYMSDLSHECDIVTLEPLAERSLAHDLNQPVLELVNNPMHLSSLPQTIQTIQTTSRAQLIRQTAEMIIAAIRAGRIKPEEIAIIGPGLDPISRYAFNQILSQKGIKIALLNDQRPLSSSAITRSILTLMALVYPHLGRLVNRDSVAEMLVILSHETIDPVRAGLIADNCFEPDVEHPKLLAANTFSRWDRLGFEVTESYAQLSQWIEQARSRENTTPIIVIDEAIQQFFLAQTQGTRPNQQLNFEQLCVLRELMETAQHYWELNARLDKLDNRHVNPSQTVQQFIQLLRNGTVTANPLPFKTISPPAAVTLATVFQYRSSRRHHRWQFWFDAGASRWLNGIDSLFGAPFFLQSYSGQPWTVDDQADMNQARLDRILQDLLGRTTERVFLCYSDLATNGQEQNGALLSLVNAAVPHSLATTSESSLN; this comes from the coding sequence ATGACAGGAATTTGGATTCAGGGGCCCACACGCAGCGGTCGCACGACTCGGCTGGTGCAGTGGTTTGAGGAATGGACAAACACCCAGGCGAGCGTATCCGATGAGCGTCAAGCACCACCGGGAGTCCTCGTCCTCTCAGCGGTCAGTGGCAACCGCGCCGCCCTTCAAGACCACTTAACCCTCGTTTCGCAGGCGAAATTCCCCTTCCGCCACACCACGCCACTGGGATTTCTGGAAGACGAAGTGAAATTATTCTGGGCCTTATTGGTTGAGCAACTCGACCTGAAAGCCCAGTTTCCCCTGCGGCTCCGCCCCGAAACCGAACTGGAATTAGCGCAGCGGCTCTGGGCCCCAGAACTGGCAAAAATTGAGGGTTGGTCCGAACCAAGCATGGCCCGGTTTGTGCGCCAAATCCTCGATCTGATGCAATTGATCACGCTTAGCCATCAACCGATTAAATACCTACCCGAACTGCTACTGCAAGCCGTCGGTGAAACAAATCCCGAATTGCCCCTCCCCTACGACACCATCGCCGATATGCTGCTGCAGTGGCGACAGTGGTGTCTGGATCGCAGTTTGCTCACGTATTCGCTGATTGTCGATTTGTATGGTCAATATCTGCTCGCCGACCCAACATATCTCAATCTACTAAATCAGCGATTTCAGGTGATTTTGGCCGATAACGTGGATGAATATCCCGCCATTACCCGATCGCTGTTTGAAACATTTCTCGATCGTGACGGCCAAGGTGTGTTCACATTTAACTCCGCTGGAGCAGTGCGTTTAGGGCTCGGGGCCGACCCGATCTATATGAGCGATCTCAGCCATGAATGTGACATTGTCACACTTGAGCCACTCGCTGAACGGTCATTAGCCCATGATTTGAACCAGCCGGTCCTCGAACTGGTCAACAATCCCATGCACCTTTCGAGCCTGCCCCAGACAATCCAAACAATCCAAACCACCAGCCGCGCCCAATTGATTCGTCAAACGGCGGAAATGATTATTGCGGCGATCCGAGCTGGAAGGATCAAACCCGAAGAAATCGCGATTATTGGGCCTGGTTTAGATCCCATTTCACGCTATGCGTTTAATCAAATTTTGAGTCAAAAAGGCATCAAAATTGCCCTCCTCAACGACCAGCGGCCCCTATCCAGTTCGGCAATTACCCGCTCAATTCTCACCCTGATGGCGTTGGTGTATCCCCACCTCGGGCGTTTAGTGAACCGTGACAGTGTGGCGGAAATGCTAGTTATTCTGTCCCATGAGACGATCGATCCAGTCCGCGCCGGCCTGATCGCTGACAACTGCTTTGAACCCGATGTCGAGCATCCCAAACTGCTAGCGGCTAATACCTTTTCCCGCTGGGATCGTCTGGGCTTCGAAGTCACAGAGTCCTATGCACAGCTAAGTCAATGGATCGAACAGGCACGATCGCGGGAAAATACGACGCCAATTATCGTGATCGACGAGGCAATTCAGCAGTTCTTCCTGGCCCAGACACAGGGCACAAGACCCAATCAACAGCTTAATTTTGAACAACTTTGCGTCCTGCGGGAATTGATGGAAACAGCGCAACATTATTGGGAACTAAATGCGCGCCTCGACAAATTGGATAATCGCCACGTTAACCCCAGCCAAACCGTCCAACAATTTATCCAACTGCTGCGCAATGGCACCGTGACCGCTAATCCGCTCCCCTTCAAAACGATCAGCCCCCCCGCCGCAGTTACCCTGGCGACCGTGTTTCAATATCGCTCCAGCCGCCGCCATCACCGCTGGCAGTTTTGGTTTGACGCCGGGGCCAGTCGGTGGCTCAACGGCATCGATTCGCTATTCGGCGCCCCGTTCTTTCTCCAAAGTTATTCCGGCCAACCCTGGACCGTCGATGATCAGGCAGATATGAACCAAGCCCGGCTCGATCGCATTTTGCAAGACTTACTGGGTCGCACCACAGAACGCGTGTTCCTCTGCTATAGCGATTTGGCCACCAATGGCCAAGAGCAAAATGGTGCCCTCCTATCGCTGGTGAACGCGGCTGTGCCCCATAGCTTAGCCACGACCAGCGAATCCTCCCTCAACTGA
- a CDS encoding proton extrusion protein PcxA has translation MGIFSRLRNFIQRSERWYLTTPDRALDEAYDAALAIRAIEEQHFKGQKIEVRAGGYSASSVAYFETELRKNLKLMRVRLTEFRTSRTTIDITNPTASLYQNLELDESSYTSVNGRYVPPAADRMAITLEKLKYIDDVRLRYEPQRVRPPKTALVPLDPPPSNELAKPRLPRQSDLPMRDLVERQAQIAAQAPGKKTSDLESITDKTGVLPRSILSTIGRLKRDLDPSSAEEAAQTQRLNYAKTFISVRFLLLLISLTLLAQLSTRYLLLSDQLTPGRLISAQFGPAQSGKLFINEELEERAFQDMTRYEERLRFRNLLNESLGKETLSKEMVEEQVKRHVSELAVNFSTQSSDAVKNWIADLMGLIVFCVILLNSRREIEILKSFIDELVYGLSDSAKAFIIILLTDIFVGFHSPHGWEVLLEAVSNHLGLPASRNFIFLFIATFPVILDTIFKYWIFRYLNRVSPSAVATYKEMNE, from the coding sequence ATGGGTATCTTTTCTCGCTTGCGTAACTTCATCCAGCGATCAGAGCGGTGGTATTTGACGACCCCGGATCGTGCTTTAGATGAAGCCTATGATGCCGCATTGGCGATTCGCGCGATCGAAGAGCAACATTTTAAAGGCCAAAAGATTGAAGTGAGAGCCGGTGGTTATAGTGCTAGCTCGGTGGCCTACTTTGAAACGGAATTGCGTAAAAACCTCAAACTGATGCGGGTGCGACTGACGGAATTTCGGACCAGTCGGACGACGATTGATATCACGAATCCCACGGCTTCGCTGTACCAAAATCTGGAACTCGATGAGAGTAGTTATACCTCGGTGAATGGTCGTTATGTGCCACCGGCGGCCGATCGTATGGCGATTACCCTTGAAAAGCTTAAATATATTGACGATGTGCGGCTGCGTTATGAACCGCAACGAGTGCGCCCCCCGAAAACGGCGCTTGTACCCTTAGACCCACCGCCAAGTAATGAATTAGCGAAACCGCGGCTGCCCCGGCAAAGCGATCTGCCGATGCGTGATCTGGTCGAACGGCAAGCGCAGATTGCCGCCCAAGCGCCGGGTAAGAAAACGTCTGATCTTGAATCGATCACGGATAAGACGGGCGTTCTGCCACGATCGATTTTGAGTACGATTGGTCGGCTCAAGCGCGATCTTGATCCAAGTTCCGCTGAGGAAGCAGCGCAAACGCAGCGGCTGAACTATGCCAAGACATTTATCTCCGTCCGATTTCTGTTGCTGTTGATCAGTTTGACGCTGTTGGCCCAATTGAGTACCCGCTATCTCCTGTTGAGTGACCAGTTGACTCCAGGCCGCTTGATTTCTGCGCAGTTTGGGCCAGCGCAATCGGGCAAGCTATTTATTAACGAAGAATTAGAAGAGCGTGCATTCCAGGATATGACCCGTTATGAGGAGCGACTGCGCTTTCGTAACCTGTTGAATGAATCCCTCGGCAAAGAAACGCTGTCAAAGGAAATGGTGGAAGAACAAGTCAAACGCCATGTGTCCGAACTCGCAGTTAATTTCAGTACGCAAAGTTCGGATGCGGTGAAGAATTGGATTGCCGATCTGATGGGGCTGATTGTGTTTTGTGTGATTTTGCTGAATAGTCGGCGCGAAATTGAGATTCTCAAGTCCTTTATTGATGAATTAGTTTATGGTTTGAGTGATAGTGCGAAGGCATTCATTATCATTCTATTGACTGATATTTTTGTGGGTTTCCACTCTCCTCATGGTTGGGAGGTCTTACTTGAAGCCGTGTCAAATCATTTGGGATTGCCTGCCAGCCGCAATTTTATTTTCTTGTTTATTGCGACTTTCCCAGTAATTCTCGATACGATTTTTAAGTATTGGATTTTCCGTTATCTAAATCGTGTATCGCCTTCAGCCGTGGCAACCTATAAAGAAATGAATGAATAA
- a CDS encoding SOS response-associated peptidase — translation MCGRFTQTHTAEAIAQVFGLKHVRPVPVSYNIAPSQPVPIILDDRDTGVRDMQPMSWGLIPRWAKDPASVRPMINARAETLMEKPSFRQAYRYRRCVIPADGFYEWQGRGKAKQPYYFQVLDQPMGQPGLFALAGLWEQWHGANGEIIQSCAIVTTAPNALVQPIHDRMPVIIPFADCDRWLDPQESNPLDLFQSLPVELMHAYPVSPLVNRPSYDSAECIQPLRDGIAYP, via the coding sequence ATGTGTGGACGCTTTACTCAAACTCATACGGCCGAAGCGATTGCCCAAGTCTTTGGGCTGAAGCATGTGCGGCCAGTGCCAGTCAGTTACAATATTGCCCCATCACAACCGGTGCCGATCATTCTGGACGATCGTGATACCGGCGTACGTGACATGCAACCGATGTCGTGGGGGCTAATTCCACGTTGGGCAAAAGATCCGGCTTCCGTGCGACCGATGATTAATGCCCGTGCCGAAACCCTAATGGAGAAGCCTTCATTTCGGCAGGCATACCGTTACCGTCGTTGCGTGATTCCCGCCGATGGATTTTACGAATGGCAGGGGCGTGGGAAAGCGAAGCAACCCTACTATTTCCAAGTTTTAGACCAGCCCATGGGACAGCCTGGACTATTTGCGCTGGCGGGCTTATGGGAGCAGTGGCATGGGGCTAATGGTGAAATAATTCAATCCTGTGCAATTGTCACGACAGCGCCAAATGCACTGGTTCAGCCGATTCACGATCGGATGCCGGTGATTATTCCCTTTGCTGATTGCGATCGCTGGCTTGATCCGCAGGAGTCGAACCCGCTGGATTTGTTTCAATCTTTACCAGTGGAATTAATGCATGCCTACCCAGTGAGTCCATTGGTGAATCGCCCAAGCTATGATTCCGCCGAATGTATACAGCCATTGCGGGATGGAATTGCTTATCCGTGA
- a CDS encoding LCP family protein, producing the protein MQLRQQRRLKQRRSKPQPRKSLVTKKVSRSPVGGRPPKRYRFRLSFVLFCAAILGFSTGSVASVGLSMMPLHKGDRPAMPATSKIPMQLIRPVNILVMGVDRTGIDQLGLQGNTDTMMLVQFLPKAQRVQALSLPRDTLVDIPGYGRDKLNAANVYGGPALAARSVSQLLPGVKLDRYIRIDTQGLIKLVDALGGVEVNVPKRMYYRDNTQGLTIDFQPGKQHLSGQKLQEYLRFRNDELGDIGRVQRQQAVLKEVKQQFLHPTTILRMPQILHVAYQSIDTNLSMGELLALLGFVQKNQGLNLKTATLPGRFSRPGEYSRSYWIPDLAQIHQMLSSRQRP; encoded by the coding sequence ATGCAGTTGAGACAGCAGCGTCGTCTGAAGCAACGTCGGTCCAAACCGCAACCGCGTAAATCGTTGGTGACTAAAAAAGTCTCGCGGTCACCTGTGGGGGGGCGTCCACCCAAGCGTTATCGGTTCCGGTTGAGTTTTGTTTTGTTCTGTGCCGCGATTTTGGGCTTTAGTACCGGTTCCGTGGCTTCGGTGGGATTATCGATGATGCCTTTGCATAAAGGTGATCGACCAGCAATGCCGGCGACGAGCAAGATTCCCATGCAGCTGATTCGGCCTGTGAATATTTTGGTGATGGGTGTTGATCGGACCGGGATCGATCAGTTGGGTCTTCAGGGGAATACGGACACCATGATGTTGGTGCAGTTTTTGCCGAAAGCGCAGCGGGTCCAGGCCTTATCGTTGCCCCGCGATACGCTCGTCGATATTCCGGGCTATGGCCGCGATAAACTGAATGCAGCGAATGTTTATGGTGGTCCAGCCCTTGCGGCACGGAGTGTTTCACAGTTACTTCCAGGCGTGAAACTCGATCGTTATATTCGGATTGATACGCAGGGTTTAATCAAACTCGTTGATGCACTGGGCGGCGTTGAAGTGAATGTGCCGAAGCGGATGTATTATCGCGATAATACCCAAGGTCTGACAATCGACTTTCAGCCAGGCAAGCAGCATTTATCCGGGCAAAAGTTGCAGGAATATTTGCGGTTTCGGAACGATGAACTCGGTGATATTGGCCGGGTGCAACGCCAGCAAGCGGTACTGAAAGAAGTAAAGCAACAGTTTTTACATCCCACCACAATTTTGCGGATGCCGCAGATTTTGCATGTGGCTTATCAGAGTATTGATACCAATTTGTCGATGGGCGAATTGTTGGCATTACTGGGCTTTGTCCAGAAAAATCAGGGGTTGAATTTGAAGACGGCAACGCTGCCGGGACGCTTTAGTCGTCCTGGCGAATATTCTCGCAGCTATTGGATACCCGACTTGGCTCAAATTCACCAGATGTTGTCATCCCGCCAGCGTCCATAA
- a CDS encoding glycosyltransferase family 87 protein: MDFRSFYVGGKLLLLGLDPYLNAVTDFPTLYSPMNADKMPYSGFVYPPFATFLFVPLAMLPYATAKLVYSGLSLLGLWGLLLCIMRQVRVTVSGGAIALVMCSFPVLAHFERGQIDLWVCYLTVMAFNVWHNSSRPASWRSTYAATLVALACSIKIFPFVTLIYWLVKRQYRLVVKTIGLIFGLLLAPILYFGPAVYQNYGKVLLPNVFGPLVASKPINLHSQSVINGVVNAIDGQGLRLDHDFVNGYMNPLLRSPSLSLPIGLTALAVLLFYLRRQPIERQFFSALNGIHLINPKTWIMGLVWYIPMFLYWFDRANNFGKFILVLPLFCVPSSNANGMLAYAIALGFAMPQVRDRYLLTGQEAASPQTEIDISLT, translated from the coding sequence ATGGATTTTCGATCATTTTATGTCGGCGGCAAGTTACTACTGCTAGGACTTGATCCCTACTTAAATGCGGTGACGGATTTTCCCACCTTATATTCACCGATGAATGCTGACAAGATGCCTTATTCCGGGTTTGTCTACCCACCTTTTGCCACGTTTTTGTTTGTGCCGCTGGCAATGTTGCCCTATGCCACCGCCAAGTTAGTTTATAGCGGCTTGAGTTTGCTGGGACTCTGGGGCCTCTTACTGTGCATCATGCGACAAGTCCGGGTGACCGTTTCAGGCGGGGCGATCGCCCTCGTGATGTGTAGTTTTCCTGTACTGGCACATTTTGAGCGCGGCCAGATTGATCTATGGGTGTGTTATTTAACGGTGATGGCATTTAACGTTTGGCATAATTCATCGCGGCCAGCATCCTGGCGATCGACATACGCCGCCACTCTCGTTGCCCTTGCCTGTAGCATCAAGATTTTTCCGTTTGTGACGCTGATTTACTGGCTGGTTAAACGCCAATATCGACTCGTAGTAAAAACGATCGGGTTGATTTTCGGCTTACTCCTCGCGCCAATTCTCTATTTTGGCCCTGCGGTTTATCAGAACTATGGCAAAGTTTTGCTACCCAATGTCTTTGGTCCCTTAGTCGCATCCAAACCGATCAACCTCCACAGCCAATCTGTCATCAACGGCGTTGTCAACGCGATTGATGGACAAGGACTCCGGCTCGACCACGATTTTGTCAATGGCTACATGAATCCGTTACTGCGCAGTCCCTCACTATCTTTACCAATTGGACTCACAGCTCTAGCCGTGTTGCTTTTTTACCTGCGGCGGCAACCGATCGAACGCCAGTTTTTCTCTGCACTCAATGGAATTCATCTGATCAATCCGAAAACTTGGATTATGGGCTTAGTCTGGTATATTCCGATGTTTCTTTACTGGTTCGATCGGGCAAATAATTTCGGTAAATTTATCCTTGTCCTACCATTATTCTGCGTCCCTTCGAGTAATGCAAATGGCATGCTCGCCTACGCAATAGCGCTGGGATTTGCGATGCCGCAGGTGCGCGATCGGTATTTACTAACTGGACAAGAAGCCGCATCACCACAAACCGAAATCGACATTTCCCTGACATAG
- the ilvC gene encoding ketol-acid reductoisomerase has translation MARMYYDEDANLDLIKQKTVAIMGFGSQGHAHAQNLSDSGVKVIVGLYPGSKSAQKAKDAGLEVYSVAEASQKADFIMILLPDEVQKTIYDNEIAPNLAAGKTLAFAHGFNINFGQIVPPADVDVVMIAPKGPGHLVRRTYTQGQGVPALFAVYQDASGQARDRAMSYARGIGGTRGGVLETTFREETETDLFGEQVVLCGGLSALIKAGFETLVEAGYQPELAYFECCHEVKLIVDLIVEGGLATMRDSISNTAEYGDLTRGPRLVTAETKQEMKKILSEIQTGQFAREFVLENQSGKAGFVAMRRREAEHQIEEVGENLRSMFSWMKKV, from the coding sequence ATGGCGCGGATGTACTACGACGAGGATGCCAACCTCGATTTAATTAAACAGAAAACTGTGGCGATCATGGGCTTTGGTTCCCAAGGTCATGCCCACGCACAGAACTTGAGCGATAGTGGCGTCAAGGTGATCGTGGGACTTTATCCAGGTAGTAAGTCCGCCCAGAAAGCCAAGGATGCTGGACTAGAAGTCTATAGTGTGGCGGAAGCGAGCCAGAAAGCTGACTTCATCATGATTCTGCTGCCGGATGAAGTACAGAAGACAATTTACGATAACGAAATTGCGCCGAATTTGGCCGCTGGTAAGACCCTCGCCTTTGCCCACGGATTCAACATTAACTTCGGCCAAATCGTGCCACCCGCTGATGTGGATGTGGTGATGATTGCCCCCAAAGGTCCGGGTCACTTGGTACGCCGGACGTATACCCAGGGTCAAGGTGTCCCGGCGTTGTTCGCGGTTTACCAAGATGCTTCGGGGCAGGCCCGCGATCGGGCAATGTCCTATGCCCGTGGCATTGGCGGCACCCGGGGTGGTGTTTTGGAAACAACGTTCCGAGAAGAAACGGAGACGGACCTCTTTGGTGAGCAGGTCGTTCTGTGTGGTGGCTTAAGTGCCTTGATTAAAGCCGGTTTTGAAACTTTGGTGGAAGCCGGTTATCAGCCAGAATTGGCCTACTTCGAATGCTGCCACGAAGTGAAGTTGATTGTGGACTTGATCGTTGAAGGCGGTTTGGCCACAATGCGCGACAGCATTTCTAATACGGCGGAATACGGTGATTTGACCCGTGGTCCCCGTTTGGTCACGGCGGAAACGAAGCAGGAAATGAAGAAAATTCTGAGCGAAATTCAGACGGGGCAATTTGCGCGTGAATTCGTACTCGAAAACCAGTCTGGCAAGGCTGGCTTTGTGGCAATGCGTCGCCGTGAAGCAGAGCACCAAATTGAGGAAGTTGGGGAAAATCTTCGCTCAATGTTTAGCTGGATGAAGAAGGTCTAA
- the leuS gene encoding leucine--tRNA ligase — MESRYTPSAIESKWQQAWAEQQLAKTPTDSDKPKFYALSMFPYPSGNLHMGHVRVYTIVDVIARLKRMQGFRVLNPMGWDAFGLPAENAAIERNIHPAKWTYANIKQMQQQLDQLGISFDWDKQVTTCSPDYYKWTQWMFLQFVQAGLAYQKEAVVNWDPIDQTVLANEQVDGEGKSWRSGAKVERKLLRQWFLKITDYAEQLLQDLDQLDGWPERVRLMQANWIGKSTGAQVTFKTEAGDDLVVYTTRPDTLWGASFMVISPEHPLVEKLTTAAQAEAVKAYQAAAAAKSEVDRTAEGKEKTGVWTGAYAINPVDEAKIPIWIADYVMMDYGTGAIMAVPAHDQRDFEFAKKFDLAIKAVVQPEGETLDGKTMTAAWSGGGTMTNSGPLDGITAGKEVGQSVNAAIQWLEDQGRGNGTVNYRLRDWLISRQRYWGCPIPIIHCPDCGAVPVPDDQLPVELPEDVEFSGKGSPLAKLDSWVNTSCPSCGKPAKRETDTMDTFMCSSWYFMRYPDAQNPDQVFKPEVGNDWMPVDQYVGGIEHAILHLLYSRFFTKVVRDRGLLICDEPFKRLLTQGMVQGKTYKNPNNGQYVIPQDITDFDNPTDPKTGEALITVYEKMSKSKHNGIAPSDVVDKYGADTARMFILFKAPPEKDLEWDDADVEGQARFLSRVWRLVSESGVKGTNGQFKLPKAPTKAEKELRRAIHTATQEITDDLTDDFQFNTAVSELMKLSNALSDFKTKDSLVYSEGIHTLLLLLAPFAPHIADELWHNLGNRESIHLQRFPIAEADALVADEITIVIQVMGKTRGTIEVPATSSKAEIEDLAKNSDIAQKHIAGKTIKKTIVVPGKLVNFVAV; from the coding sequence GTGGAGTCCCGTTATACCCCCAGCGCAATTGAGTCAAAATGGCAACAGGCCTGGGCTGAACAGCAGTTAGCGAAAACCCCGACTGATAGTGATAAGCCAAAGTTCTATGCGCTATCGATGTTTCCCTACCCCTCGGGAAATCTCCACATGGGACATGTGCGGGTCTACACGATCGTCGATGTGATTGCGCGACTGAAGCGGATGCAGGGCTTCCGGGTGCTCAATCCGATGGGCTGGGACGCGTTTGGTCTGCCAGCGGAGAATGCGGCGATCGAGCGGAATATCCACCCGGCAAAGTGGACCTATGCAAATATCAAGCAAATGCAGCAGCAGCTTGATCAGTTGGGCATTTCCTTTGATTGGGATAAGCAAGTCACTACTTGTTCGCCGGACTATTACAAGTGGACCCAATGGATGTTTCTGCAATTCGTCCAAGCCGGGTTGGCCTACCAAAAAGAAGCCGTAGTCAACTGGGACCCGATCGACCAAACGGTCCTGGCCAACGAGCAAGTTGATGGTGAGGGCAAATCCTGGCGATCGGGCGCAAAAGTCGAGCGGAAACTGCTGCGCCAGTGGTTCCTAAAAATCACCGATTATGCCGAGCAATTACTGCAAGATCTTGACCAGTTGGATGGTTGGCCGGAGCGCGTGCGGCTGATGCAAGCCAACTGGATTGGCAAATCCACTGGCGCACAGGTGACATTCAAAACCGAGGCCGGGGACGATTTAGTCGTTTACACCACCCGCCCGGATACCCTGTGGGGAGCCAGCTTTATGGTGATTTCGCCGGAGCATCCCCTGGTCGAGAAGCTGACGACTGCGGCCCAAGCTGAGGCGGTAAAGGCATATCAAGCAGCAGCGGCCGCCAAGAGCGAAGTCGATCGCACAGCAGAAGGCAAAGAAAAAACCGGCGTCTGGACCGGAGCCTACGCAATTAATCCGGTTGATGAGGCTAAAATTCCGATCTGGATCGCCGATTACGTGATGATGGACTACGGTACCGGCGCAATCATGGCCGTACCGGCTCACGACCAGCGTGACTTTGAGTTTGCGAAGAAATTCGATTTGGCGATCAAAGCCGTCGTCCAGCCGGAGGGCGAAACCCTGGATGGCAAGACGATGACCGCTGCCTGGTCCGGCGGCGGCACAATGACCAATTCCGGCCCCCTCGATGGGATTACCGCCGGGAAAGAGGTCGGCCAGAGTGTAAATGCGGCGATTCAGTGGCTTGAAGACCAGGGTCGTGGCAACGGTACAGTGAACTATCGCCTGCGGGATTGGTTGATTTCGCGCCAGCGCTACTGGGGCTGTCCGATTCCGATTATCCATTGCCCGGATTGTGGGGCGGTGCCGGTACCCGATGACCAACTGCCGGTGGAACTGCCGGAAGATGTGGAGTTTTCGGGCAAGGGTTCACCTTTGGCCAAACTCGATTCCTGGGTGAATACCAGCTGCCCCAGCTGTGGTAAACCGGCCAAGCGGGAAACCGATACGATGGACACCTTTATGTGTTCGTCCTGGTATTTCATGCGCTATCCCGATGCCCAGAATCCGGATCAGGTGTTTAAGCCCGAGGTGGGTAACGACTGGATGCCGGTTGATCAATACGTTGGCGGCATCGAGCATGCGATTCTGCATCTGCTGTACTCGCGGTTCTTTACGAAAGTGGTGCGCGATCGCGGCCTGCTGATCTGCGACGAGCCATTCAAACGCCTGCTGACCCAAGGCATGGTCCAGGGCAAGACCTATAAAAATCCCAACAATGGCCAGTATGTGATTCCCCAGGACATCACCGACTTTGATAATCCGACGGACCCAAAAACCGGGGAAGCGCTGATCACCGTCTACGAAAAGATGTCCAAGTCCAAACACAACGGCATTGCCCCGAGTGATGTCGTGGACAAATATGGCGCGGATACGGCCCGCATGTTTATCCTATTCAAAGCCCCGCCCGAGAAGGATTTGGAATGGGATGATGCCGATGTTGAAGGTCAAGCCCGGTTCTTAAGCCGCGTTTGGCGCTTGGTGAGTGAATCCGGCGTCAAAGGCACCAATGGGCAGTTCAAGTTGCCCAAGGCACCGACCAAAGCCGAAAAGGAACTGCGCCGTGCCATCCATACGGCGACCCAAGAGATCACCGATGACTTGACGGATGATTTCCAGTTCAACACGGCGGTTTCGGAGTTGATGAAGTTGAGCAATGCGCTGTCTGACTTTAAGACAAAGGATTCGCTGGTCTATAGCGAAGGGATTCACACCCTGCTGCTACTGCTGGCACCGTTCGCACCGCATATCGCCGATGAACTCTGGCACAACTTAGGCAATCGCGAATCAATTCACCTGCAACGTTTCCCGATCGCCGAAGCAGATGCGCTCGTCGCCGATGAAATCACAATCGTCATTCAAGTCATGGGTAAAACCCGCGGGACGATCGAAGTTCCAGCCACATCCAGCAAAGCGGAGATTGAAGATCTGGCGAAAAATTCGGACATTGCCCAGAAGCATATCGCCGGTAAGACAATCAAAAAGACGATCGTTGTCCCGGGCAAACTGGTGAACTTCGTCGCCGTGTAA
- the patD gene encoding heterocyst frequency control protein PatD, with translation MGYLETYQQFQTTIAQCQQTLSTTPNNSSTIRTSVQAIEQYFRHNIIQLTPSDGEDSLNHPTSPPNLYGIQVEINKQLRLLKTDCLFLQSAQQSTKRSQRLQQISDRLTLLQRYCQMALGESLEP, from the coding sequence ATGGGATATCTCGAAACATATCAGCAATTCCAAACAACCATCGCGCAATGTCAGCAGACACTCTCAACCACACCCAACAATAGTTCAACAATTAGAACATCAGTACAAGCGATCGAACAGTACTTTCGCCACAATATTATTCAACTAACACCCAGCGATGGCGAAGACAGTTTGAACCATCCGACATCACCGCCAAATCTGTACGGCATTCAAGTTGAAATCAATAAACAATTGCGGCTACTCAAAACGGATTGCCTATTTCTACAATCTGCCCAACAGAGCACAAAGCGCAGTCAACGGTTGCAGCAAATCAGCGATCGCCTCACGCTGCTGCAACGCTACTGTCAAATGGCTTTGGGCGAAAGCCTAGAGCCGTAA